The genomic DNA CAAAACAGGCCGGCGTGGAGCACTACATCGATGCCAGCGCCTTTGACGAGTACCAGTTGCGCGAGATGACGCTCGATCGATTTGCGATTCGAGCCCTACGATTGCCGGATGAATTTCGCCATCAAGTTCCTGCCAGATATTCTGGAGCATCAAAAGCGTATTCCTGCTGGCAATCGTTTGTCGCACGGGCGTTTCCACGACAGTCGGGCGTCTTTCGATTGCGTCGCGAGAAGCCGTTTGGGTTTCGCGACAAATGGCTCCACTCGCCTCTCAATCTCTACACGGAAGGTTATTGGCAGGGGGAAGCCTTTTTTCCTGGGATGAAGGAAAACCTAAGGGACGAGTTCCAGTTGGTGGATCCCGTTTCGCCTGCGACCGCAGCGCTGGCACGTCGGATGGACAGCACCCAAAGCGTTGCATTGCATGTTCGCCGTGGCGACTACGTTTCTGATCCTGTAAATCAAAAGATCTTCCGAACGTTAGGGCCCGAGTACTACCGGCGTTGCCTGGAAGATCTTCGCCAGCACGTTGCCAATCCGCAGATCTTTTTGTTTTCCAACGATATTCCCTGGTGTTTGGAGAATTTGGATGTCGGTATCCCCTTCACGCCGGTGACGCACAACGACGGTTCCACCTGTCATGAAGATCTTTATCTTATTAGCAAGTGCCGACACGCCGTGATTGCCAACAGTTCGTTCAGTTGGTGGGGAGCCTATTTGGCTGCGGAATCCGAAACGCGACGTGTCTACTATCCATCGCCTTGGTTCCACGCTGGAACGCTCGATGGTGCTGCGATTCCATGTCGCAAATGGATCGGCGAACACCAACTGGGACATCCAATCGCGACGCGTTGTGCGGCGTAATGCCGAACGTGCTGAATGGGGCGATTTGCTTTTAAACCTTGGAATATTCCGTGACAACAACTGCCAGCCCGTGCCTTAGTCCTCCCACATGCGTCGTCCTCGCATCGACTCAGTCGACGTGGGGTGGTGGGGAAGCCTATCTGTTTGCTCTGGCTCAGGGATTGTTAGCTCGCGGTGTTGAGGTTCGATTGTTAGCACCCGTCGCTGGGCAACTTGCTCAACGAATGCAAGATAGGTTGCCGGAGATTGGTCAGTGCGATGCTTCGCGAAAAAGCCCAGCGGCGATTTGGCGGATGCGCCAGTGGATGAAGTCTTTGGGGCCCGCCGTGTTACACTGCAATGATTCGCGTTCCTTATCACGAATGGGGCTGGCGGCTGCCGGATTGAAGTCGCTTCGCGTTGTCTCGATGCGGCATACGATGTTTCCGATCCGCTCTACGGCCAAATATCACCGGCTTTCGCAGAAGGTGATCTGCGTTTCCCATGCGGTTGCGGATGCATGCGGCGCACGCGGTCTTTCGCCCGCGTGGACTCAGGTGATTCATGCAGCGATCGACCCTCCACAGGTGCTGCCTGCGGATGTCGAGCGTCTGCGAAGCGACCTGCTAGGTAGCGAGCATCAGAAAATTATCGTTGCCGTGGGGAACCTGTTCTCCTGCAAAGGACATTCGACATTGATCGACGCCGCTGCATTGCTCCGATACAAAGGCTGCAAAGCACTCACGGTAATCGCAGGTGAAGGCCGTCAACGGGCGGTGTTGGAACAGCAGATCGAAACGCTTGGGCTTGCTAACGAGGTGCGGCTGCTCGGATTTCGCGACGATGCAAACACCCTGCTCGCCGCCGCCGATGTGATCGCCCATCCGGCTCGTGACGAAGGGCTCTGTTTAACGGTCGCAGCTGCGATGATGCTGAAGAGACCAGTTGTTGCGACCGCCGTTGGCGGCTTAAGCGATGTGCTAGGGATCGAACCACGAATGCAGGCCGATGGGCCATTCGCGGCGGTCGTTCCCGTGGATGACGAAGGCCAGTTGGCCGAACAACTCTATCGTCAGCTCGATTCGCCAGCGGATGAGCAGGCCTTAACGCGTGCCCAAGACTTTGCTCTCACTCGATTCACCACACCTCGCATGGTCGACGCAACGTTGGCGTTGTACCAGGATCTGTTTCGGCAGCAGCGAGCCGCCGCCTAATTGCGTGCGGTCGCCGATCCACATGTGATCACGGATTGAGCGGCCTCGGCGCCCGCGTCGATCTAAACGATCGATTCGTTTTCGTTGCCGCTGGGGTCTTCGTTCTCTTCGCGTTCTTTTTCCAGCGACAGCTCGATCCGGTTCAGCTCCTCCAGCCACAGGCGGATGTCGTTGTCGTATTCGGTCGACATGTCGCTGAGCACCAGTTGGCGATGGAACGCGGCGGCTCCTTGTTCGACGTGTTCGGCCGCTTCGGCACTGGGAAAGCGGCGGTTGGGATCGGGGGCGATTAGACCGCGGCAGAAATTCATCAGCAGTGCGTTGCAGGTGACTTCTGCCGGCAAAACTTCGTTCAACCGTTGCGGTAGTTCGCGTTTTGCTTGCAGTAGTTCCCGAAGCGAGATGTCGCCACGGAATGGCGGGCGGCCGCTGAGCATTTCGATCAGTACATACCCTAGGCTCGCCAGATCGCTCTTGGGGGTCGCATTGTCGTGCTCCAAAACTTCCGGCGCTGCATAGACCGGCGTGCAGGAACGGTCGATCGGCGGAGTGCGGTAGTCGTACGCCGAACCGATGTCGATCAACTTACTGTGACCGGACTTCTTCAACATGATGTTCGATGGCTTGATGTCGCCATGGACAATGCTTTCGCGATGAAGCGCCGCCAAGGCTTCGAGGCACTCGCGTAAAATCGCTACCGCCACGCCCGCTTTAAAACGGTTTTGAATCGGGCCCTTGGTCAGAATCACTTCATTGACATATTTCCAGCGCGGCTTGCTGACATTGCCTTCGAGCAGTTTCAGCTTTTGCGGACGCAGCAGCGCCTGCAGATCGTAGCCGTCGACCCATTCCATCACCATGATTCGAATGCGGTTGCGTTCGACGAAGTTCTGAACGTCCAAGACGTTATCGTTTTGGATCATCGCCACCCGGGCGGCGATTCCCGCGATCCGCGACATCGCCGCTTCGTAATCGCGGACGTCGCTATAACGCTCCGGTGAAAACACCTTCATGGCGACGGGCAATGTGAATCCATCGGTTCCACGGCGTGCCGACAGGTAGACCTTACCCTGTCCCCCCATGCCCAACAGTTTCCCCAGACGATGGTAGGTGGTCCAGTTCAGCTTCTTGTTGGAAAGCACCTCTTCGTAACGCGAGACCAGTTCTTGATCGACGGTTCGAGAGTTTTTGCCCCGTAGCGTCAGCGTGACGTTCGGGTCGTGTCGTGTCGTTGTCAACATTGCCTTGTCTCCAAATCTCGCTTCCCTGCCGCGCGGTCCGCTCGCGTGGCAACGGCCCCGCCCCGGTCGCGCGTTTTGGTCCGCCGATCCCCAGCCTTGGATTGCCGGTCCATAGTGTACCTACCCGTGCATGGGTTGGGCGAGGGCAATTCTGATTCAATGCTCCTAAGCCCAGTGAAGACAAAGGTTTAGAATTTATTTCGTTGTTCAGAAAAGGTGCGTAAATCGGAAAATGAAACGCCTACGGTGCTTGCTTCGACCGAGGGGTTCGTGGTTCGATAGTCTTGGCTCACTTGCCGCGGTACGACTTTGAATTATGTAATCGATGGGGATCGTCTCGATGAAAAATGGATTCTGCCACCTCGTTTGGCTTCTGGGGTTGGTCTTACTTGGATGTGACCGTGGTTCGCAACAGACCGACGCGCAGCCGCCGTCGCCTGTCGCCGAAGCGGATCTCGCCGAAGAAGCGGCACCCGGCACCGAGGATACGGTCACCGAAAAGATTACCCCGATCACGCTCGGCGATTTCCGCAACGCCGCGGCGCAGGGGCTGATCGAACCGGTCCGCCAAGGAATCGATCAGGGGCTTCAGGTCGGTGGGGCGGACGAACAAGGGCGAACGGCGCTGATGCTCGCCGCGTTCGACGGCCATACCGCAGTGGTCGATCTGTTACTGCGGAACAACGCAAAGGTTAACGCGAAGGATGCGTCGGCCCGAACCGCGCTGATGTATGCTTCGTCGGGGTCGAACAACGCAACGGTCAAGCGTTTGTTGGAGGCGGGAGCGGAAGTCAACCTGGCCGACAATGTCGAAGGCTTTACCGCTTTGATGTTTGCCGCCGCCGAAGGGCAGATCGAAATTTGCAAAATGCTGCTCGCAAAACAGGCCAATCGAGACGCAAAAGATATCGATGGCGACACCGCACTCAGCTTTGCACAGAAGAACAATCACGCCGCGGTCGTGCAGTTGTTGTCCAAGTAACGGTTCGGTAAGCTCTCCGGCGATCGGCTTGCGGTGGGTCGGAAAAGATTTAAATTACAGGGTTTCGGGGCCTCTTCAAGAGAGATACATGTGACCGCCGCTGACAGCTCTTTCCAACTGCCTGACGAACAACGGATCGTAATCACCGGGATCGGTTTAACCGCCCCCAATGGCAACGATTGGGGCACCTTTCGCGAAGCGTTGCTTTCGGGCCGCAGCGGTGTGACCAACTACGAGATCCGCTACTTTGGCAAAACCTTGGCCGGTGTCTGCGACTTTGACGCCCAACGCCACCAGAGTCGCAAGGACATCCGTCGCGGAACCCGCGCCGGCAGCGTTGGGATCTATGCCGCCAACGAAGCGATTTTGCACAGCGGGATCGATTGGGCGAACACCGACAAATCAAATGTTGGGGTCTATCTTGGCGTCACCGAACACGGAAACGTTGAGACCGAAAACGAAATCTACGAGATAAAAGGCTTCGATTACGACACCAAATATTGGTCGCACCATCACAATCCGCGAACGGTCGCCAACAGCCCGGCGGGCGAAATTGCCCTGAATATGGGGATCACCGGGCCGCATTACACGATCGGTGCCGCATGTGCGGCGGGTAACGCCGGGCTGATTCAAGGCGCTCAGATGTTGCGGTTGAACGAATGCGATCTCGCATTGGCGGGGGGCGTTTCCGAAAGCATCCACACCTTTGGGATCTTCGCCGGTTTCAACAGCCAGGGCGCATTGGCGACGCATGAAAATCCCGAGCTTGCCTCGCGGCCGTTTGACGTCGATCGCAATGGCATCGTCGTCGCCGAAGGGGGCTGTGTTTACGTGCTCGAACGTTTGTCCGATGCACGTCGTCGCGGTGCGGAAATCTATGGCGAATTGGTCGGCTATGCAATGAACACCGATGCCACCGACTTCGTTTTACCCAATCCTGAACGACAGGCCCAATGTGTGGCGAAAGCACTCAAACGGGCGGGCATGGTTCCTGATCAGATCGATATCGTCAGCACGCACGCGACCGGTACCAGCAGCGGCGACGCGCAGGAGTGCTTGGCGTTGCGTGAGGCGTTTGCGGGCTGTGAAAATGTCCACTTCAACAACACCAAAAGCTACATCGGCCACGCGATGGGGGCTGCGGGCGCGTTGGAACTGGCGGGAAACCTTTCAGCGTTCAAGGATTCCATCTGCCATCCCACGATCAACGTTGACCAATTGGATCCTGCCTGCGAATTACCAGGGCTGGTGCTCAACGAACCGAAGCGGTTGGATGACGTGCAATACGTCTTAAATAACTCCTTTGGAATGCTTGGAATCAATTCTGTCGTGATCATTCGCCGGTTTTGATTGATCAAGCCTGTTGAGAATTGAGTGAACCCTTTATGATGCGTCGGTGCCCTGCGCCACGATTTCCACCCACGAGGCGGACCAGCGGTCCGCGTTTGAAAATATCCAGGAGAAAAGGACGTTATGACGCCTGAAGACATTCGCGAAGAGATTATCGACATCCTCGGCGACATCGCTCCCGATGAGGATCTGAGCAATTTAGAGGATGCCAAGCCGTTCCGTGAACAGCTGGAACTCGATAGCATGGACTTCCTGGACATCGTGATGGAGTTGCGTAAGCGGCACCGTGTGCAGATTCCAGAAGAAGAGTACGGTCAACTGGCAAGCATGCAGAGCACCGTGACCTACCTGGAACCGAAGATGAAAGACATCGTTCGCAGCTAGCGAATCCCTTCCTGTAAGCCAATCCGCATTGTCTACGGCCCAATCCCCCACCGATCCGCCGCGTGAAGACGTCTACGACACCATCATCATTGGTGCGGGGATGTCTGGGTTGGCCGCAGGCATTCGCTTGGCCTACTTCGACCAACGTGTTTGCATTCTCGAGAAGCATTACACCATCGGCGGCTTGAATTCGTTCTACCGCCAAGGGGGCCGCGATTACGACGTCGGTCTGCATGCGGTTACGAATTTCACCGAGAAGGGAAGCAAACGTGGTCCGTTGGCGAAACTGCTGCGTCAGCTGCGCTTCCGCTGGGACGATTTTCAATTGGTCCCTGCGGTCGGATCGGCGATCCGCTTTCCCGATGTCGAACTGAATTTTGGTAACGACATCAAAATTTTGGAAGCGGATGTTGCTAAGCAGTTCCCGCATCAGAAGGACAATTTTCAGAAACTGCTCGCCCGGCTGCTCGACTACGACGACCTCGACGAGGCGTCGTTTAATGTCTCAACGCGGCAGGTCCTGGAAGAAACGATCACCGATCCTCTATTGATCGAAATGCTGCTGTGCCCGTTGATGTGGTATGGCAATGCTCGTCAGCAGGACATGGACTTTGGCCAGTTCTGCATCATGTTCCGCGCCTGCTACATGGAAGGCTTCGCCCGTCCATTTAAAGGCGTCCGATTGATCCTGAAGAATCTTGTCCGCAAATTCCGTGGGCTGGGTGGGGAATTGAAGCTTCGCAGCG from Rosistilla carotiformis includes the following:
- a CDS encoding alpha-1,2-fucosyltransferase translates to MIVTRLIGGLGNQLFQYAYGAYLAKQAGVEHYIDASAFDEYQLREMTLDRFAIRALRLPDEFRHQVPARYSGASKAYSCWQSFVARAFPRQSGVFRLRREKPFGFRDKWLHSPLNLYTEGYWQGEAFFPGMKENLRDEFQLVDPVSPATAALARRMDSTQSVALHVRRGDYVSDPVNQKIFRTLGPEYYRRCLEDLRQHVANPQIFLFSNDIPWCLENLDVGIPFTPVTHNDGSTCHEDLYLISKCRHAVIANSSFSWWGAYLAAESETRRVYYPSPWFHAGTLDGAAIPCRKWIGEHQLGHPIATRCAA
- a CDS encoding glycosyltransferase produces the protein MTTTASPCLSPPTCVVLASTQSTWGGGEAYLFALAQGLLARGVEVRLLAPVAGQLAQRMQDRLPEIGQCDASRKSPAAIWRMRQWMKSLGPAVLHCNDSRSLSRMGLAAAGLKSLRVVSMRHTMFPIRSTAKYHRLSQKVICVSHAVADACGARGLSPAWTQVIHAAIDPPQVLPADVERLRSDLLGSEHQKIIVAVGNLFSCKGHSTLIDAAALLRYKGCKALTVIAGEGRQRAVLEQQIETLGLANEVRLLGFRDDANTLLAAADVIAHPARDEGLCLTVAAAMMLKRPVVATAVGGLSDVLGIEPRMQADGPFAAVVPVDDEGQLAEQLYRQLDSPADEQALTRAQDFALTRFTTPRMVDATLALYQDLFRQQRAAA
- a CDS encoding serine/threonine-protein kinase, with protein sequence MLTTTRHDPNVTLTLRGKNSRTVDQELVSRYEEVLSNKKLNWTTYHRLGKLLGMGGQGKVYLSARRGTDGFTLPVAMKVFSPERYSDVRDYEAAMSRIAGIAARVAMIQNDNVLDVQNFVERNRIRIMVMEWVDGYDLQALLRPQKLKLLEGNVSKPRWKYVNEVILTKGPIQNRFKAGVAVAILRECLEALAALHRESIVHGDIKPSNIMLKKSGHSKLIDIGSAYDYRTPPIDRSCTPVYAAPEVLEHDNATPKSDLASLGYVLIEMLSGRPPFRGDISLRELLQAKRELPQRLNEVLPAEVTCNALLMNFCRGLIAPDPNRRFPSAEAAEHVEQGAAAFHRQLVLSDMSTEYDNDIRLWLEELNRIELSLEKEREENEDPSGNENESIV
- a CDS encoding ankyrin repeat domain-containing protein, with translation MKNGFCHLVWLLGLVLLGCDRGSQQTDAQPPSPVAEADLAEEAAPGTEDTVTEKITPITLGDFRNAAAQGLIEPVRQGIDQGLQVGGADEQGRTALMLAAFDGHTAVVDLLLRNNAKVNAKDASARTALMYASSGSNNATVKRLLEAGAEVNLADNVEGFTALMFAAAEGQIEICKMLLAKQANRDAKDIDGDTALSFAQKNNHAAVVQLLSK
- a CDS encoding beta-ketoacyl-[acyl-carrier-protein] synthase family protein produces the protein MTAADSSFQLPDEQRIVITGIGLTAPNGNDWGTFREALLSGRSGVTNYEIRYFGKTLAGVCDFDAQRHQSRKDIRRGTRAGSVGIYAANEAILHSGIDWANTDKSNVGVYLGVTEHGNVETENEIYEIKGFDYDTKYWSHHHNPRTVANSPAGEIALNMGITGPHYTIGAACAAGNAGLIQGAQMLRLNECDLALAGGVSESIHTFGIFAGFNSQGALATHENPELASRPFDVDRNGIVVAEGGCVYVLERLSDARRRGAEIYGELVGYAMNTDATDFVLPNPERQAQCVAKALKRAGMVPDQIDIVSTHATGTSSGDAQECLALREAFAGCENVHFNNTKSYIGHAMGAAGALELAGNLSAFKDSICHPTINVDQLDPACELPGLVLNEPKRLDDVQYVLNNSFGMLGINSVVIIRRF
- a CDS encoding acyl carrier protein, which encodes MTPEDIREEIIDILGDIAPDEDLSNLEDAKPFREQLELDSMDFLDIVMELRKRHRVQIPEEEYGQLASMQSTVTYLEPKMKDIVRS
- a CDS encoding phytoene desaturase family protein, translated to MSTAQSPTDPPREDVYDTIIIGAGMSGLAAGIRLAYFDQRVCILEKHYTIGGLNSFYRQGGRDYDVGLHAVTNFTEKGSKRGPLAKLLRQLRFRWDDFQLVPAVGSAIRFPDVELNFGNDIKILEADVAKQFPHQKDNFQKLLARLLDYDDLDEASFNVSTRQVLEETITDPLLIEMLLCPLMWYGNARQQDMDFGQFCIMFRACYMEGFARPFKGVRLILKNLVRKFRGLGGELKLRSGVERIHVEGDHAVGVVLDDGTEIRGKRILSSAGQIETMRLCDDITQVDVARAGQLSFIESISILDRQPKQIGFDRTILFYNDSPRFHWERPEGTLCDPRTGVVCSPNNYLYDDSDGQLPDGVIRITTLANHDRWCALSEEDYRRQKTVQYDEAIDAAVRFMPDFRRHVIDTDVFTPKTIRRFTWHDNGAIYGAPDKQLDGQTHLSNLFLCGTDQGFVGIVGAIVSGISMANRHCLTSSQ